The Gemmatimonadaceae bacterium sequence TCGAACGGCAGGATCGTGGCCGCGCGCGTGATGAGCTGAGCGAGGCGCGGCAGCCGACCAGCGCCCCACGCCCACACCTGCGGCGTGATGTAGTACAGCACCGGCACGTCATGCTGCCGCGCCGCCGCCGCCACCTTCATGTTGAAGCCCGGATAATCGATGGGAATGACCAGGCCCACCTTGCCGCTCGCGAGTCGAGCGTCGAGACGGCGCAGCACGCGATAGTGGTGCGGGATGGTCCGCAGGACTTCCACGACGCCCATCACCGCCATGCGTTCGGCGTCTTCGATCAGCGTGACACCCGCTTCACGCATGTGGCGCCCGCCGATGCCGGCGAACGTGAGGTCGGGCCGCATTGCGCGCAGGGCGCGCACCAGCCCCGCCCCGTGCAGATCGCCGGAGGCCTCGCCGGCGATCACCAGGACCTCACGCACGGGGCAGGACCATCCCCGCCACGAGGCTCGGCGTCGATCGCTCGATCGCCCCAACGATCCGCAGCGCGCAGGCGAGCGCGTCGCGACCGTCGCGGCCCGAGACCGTCACCGGCGCCTTGCCGCGCAGCGCGTCGGCGAAGCTCTGGAACTCGAGACGCAGCGGCTCTCCTTCGGGCGCAGTGAGCGGAATGCGCTCGACGAACGCCTCGAGGTTCTGCGGTGACCGGGCGAGCGCGGCGAGGTCGATCCCCTGGCGGATGCGATAGAACTCTCCGTCGCCCTGTGCCAGGTCGAGCGAGAGGTAGCCGGACTGCTGGAAGATGCGCAACTTGCGCGTGCGCTCGCGCGACACGCGGCTGGCCGTGATGTTCGCTACCGCTCCCGAGGCAAAGACGAGGCGTGCGTTGGCGATGTCGACGAACGGAGTGAGCACCGGGATACCCGCCGCCGCGACGTCCTGCACTTCGCTGCCCACCAGCGTCAGGATCAGGTCGATGTCGTGGATCATCAGGTCGAGCACCACGGCCACGTCGGACCCCCTGGGGTTGAACGGGGCCAGGCGATCGCTCTCGAT is a genomic window containing:
- a CDS encoding Gfo/Idh/MocA family oxidoreductase, coding for MTGARPRVGVVGAGALGFHHVRIMREIPELELVGFHETRPERAAEVSQELGVRAWDRVEDLVDACDALSIVVPTPAHHRVARLALERGRHLLIEKPLTTTLEEADELLHLAERHGALIQTGHVERFNRAIRAALPFVDRPRFIESDRLAPFNPRGSDVAVVLDLMIHDIDLILTLVGSEVQDVAAAGIPVLTPFVDIANARLVFASGAVANITASRVSRERTRKLRIFQQSGYLSLDLAQGDGEFYRIRQGIDLAALARSPQNLEAFVERIPLTAPEGEPLRLEFQSFADALRGKAPVTVSGRDGRDALACALRIVGAIERSTPSLVAGMVLPRA